One Cucumis melo cultivar AY chromosome 8, USDA_Cmelo_AY_1.0, whole genome shotgun sequence genomic window, CTCCAACTTTCacccattattattatttttgcatCTAATTTCTATTGCTACTtgatggtttttctttttttaattgatATCGAAGTTATGTTAGATGAAATAAGTAAAAGTTAGAAAAAATCATTGTAGATGATAaaactgttgaaaatatttGTGACATATGATAACATTTTAGAATCTATCAATGATGGtatattttggtatattttatttatgttttggtttactttgttatatttggaaataaacataattaaaaGATGGTATATATTAATGGTTCGTTATGGCCATTTATTTTAACATGAATGTAGATACGAAAGAAGGAAAGTTTAAGAATgtaatttgattttgtttttttttttttttaacaaagacAAAAGATAGTCTCTCTCTGATCTTTGTGTGATCCTCAAAACCTATCTGTTAGAAGTACATAATGGTGTGCCTGCTCACCAGTTGAGTTGGAATAacattattaaattttaattttcaaccttcatttataattctttttttttaaattgaaagaTTTGAAGGGAAAGAATTCGAACTTTAGACCACTTAAAAAGAAGTGAAGTaattctcaattaaaaaaaaaaagcacatcTTAAATATAActtcaaatatataattttcaTTGGTAGCACATATGACATAATAATAAAGTGTATAATagcatttttcaaaaaattgaaaatgtagCGCAATCTATTGTTAACTATACACTCCATCactaataaatttttattgtCGATATGATCTATCATTTATCGATTTTGAGAAttgaatctaaatttttttatatgtgTAAATTTAAGTTCGCTTTTGCATTGTATTATATTTGCCAATGTTTTATgttaattgctatatttgcaacttaCTTACTCTTTTTTAGTGATCTCTTCCTATGATGTTTGCAAAGCTAAATTGTTTTAGCACACTCTTGTGTAAATCTTTAGAGAAGTGTGAGTCTTACTTTTTCAGCTTCTTACATTGAGCGGTTTTCTATGTTTGTTTTAGGTGATGTAATATATTTTAGATTGTCCATGTTTTGTTACCTTTTTTAGTACACCAATTGAGGGTTGGAAGATTCAAATCTCCAATATCTATAATGAAAAGACATATCAATTACGGTTGAACTTGATGTGACGTTCTTTTGTTTTACTTATacttcaacaaaaaaaaaaaaaaagaaagaaagataacAAATTGTCGAAGATAATGAATTTGAACATAATTTAGTGAATACGATGTGAATAATCGATATCATTTCAAATTGATTAGCTATCTAAAAATTGAAGAATAGTAGATAGACTCAatcataaattttgtaaattaataaaaatagaaaggaggaatataataaataaaggaagtttgtttttatttagGGTAACCAATGGGACGAAGGTTGAGAATAGGTTGAGTTTGTGTTTGTCTTCATTGTTGTTGGAAGAGCCACCATTTTATTtgtctattttctttctttttttttttttttaaaaaagagatTATCCTTATATTCTCATTATTTTATTGCATAGATATTCTCAAACTTCTTTCCTTAGGCCTCCAAGTGGCATCATTTTGTGCTTCCatgactttctctctctctctctctctaatgtTTGACTTAGTTTCATGATACAGAAACTTTGTAATTACTTTCTTACCcttctatttttattattattattattatttattcttattcttattattcTTTGTCAATCTTTCACACTCAAACAATTTGTCGGACTTAAAACAAAAATCATTTTTGCCTTAACCTCACTTTTTCTCTACAAAAATATGAATTTATTGaacgaaaaaaaaagttattttatcatttataattTAGCCAATTTAGTgggtttttatttatttattttttttaatgttaatacAACCCTTTTATAATTCGGTAAAGCATTATATCCTCAACTTTTCGAATCTCCACTTTCAATATGTTGTTGGTGAAGTCAACTAGAAAGAAAAAATTTCAATCTATTATTGAAATTAGTTTggtttaaaattattaattttggtTAGTTGAACTTTCTTTTATAGAATATAAATACATTTAATCcataaaaaatgttaattttttatcatcattatttgatttttgtatACCAATACGTTGGTTTCACTTTTGTTTTCCATAAAAATTGAAGcaaattgtagtcatatttaTATTGTTGTGGTTAAAATCATTAGTCATATTTGAATACGATACCgtcaaaagtttaaaattagttattttattttaaaatagaatACTAATAACGGAAAAAAATGATCGAAAGCATTAAAATGATATACTAAAACATTTTTACAAAATACACTCGCTCTAAAAGACCCCAAAAAAGGATTAGTCAACCAAAAATTTTTGTTTGGATCATTTGTTCTTCACATTCCTTAATTCTTACTCTTACTTACCGCATGAAGCTTTAGGCAAAATTCaatttgttattataatttattatgacTATTGTAGTTTGTATTTGGGCTATAGACTAATTTGGTTAGGTAGAAAATAACAAACACGGTAACATAATGAACAATAGAACGAGtaagaaataataaatagaatGAGAGATTGGAAATGATAATACTATAGGTCGAAACAAACTTTTATAATTGATCCGTTGGTGTCcaaaagttttgtttttaaaataatagaagaaaaagaagaaaaaaaggcaTTTTGAAAGGGTATTTTGGGAAAGAAAAAGAGTAAGAAGGGAAGACTTCAATTACATAATTCATTTAGAGTTAATTTTATAATacacaaaaaaaatgaaagaccAAGAACATGAAACCAAACACAACAAAACATTACAAAAGTTTGATTGCTGccattttcaaatttcaactcattacccaattaattaattaattcccaattaataataatagcaataataaaatcaaaatcattTTTCATTTCATATAAATAAATCCCCATCTTCCAACCAAACAAaaccattcttcttcttcttcttcttcccaatTATTCCCGCCATGGAAATTGACTTCCAATCGTCGGAGATCCACGGCGGAGCCACCGCATCATCCATAATAAAATCAACCAAATTCAAAGGCAGAAACAGAAGTAACAACAATGGCAACAAGTTCGTCGGGGTCCGGCAACGGCCGTCCGGCAGATGGGTAGCGGAAATCAAAGACACAACGAAGAAAATCCGAATGTGGCTCGGAACTTTCGAGACGGCCGAAGAAGCCGCCCGTGCTTACGATGAAGCCGCTTGTCTTCTTCGAGGTTCGAACACAAGAACCAATTTCATTCCTCAAATCTCAACAAATTCCCCAATCGCATCTCGAATTCGTTCTCTCTTAAACACCAAAAAAACTGTAAATCGAAAACCTTTGGAAACACCCACCACCTCCGTCGCGGCCTCAGCCGGTTCCGCCGTCGTGGGTCCGTCAATTAAGGACGATGGATTGTTCGAGGGAGCGTATAAACCGGATATGACTAATTGTTTGGAAGAAAGAGAGGTGAGTTCTTGTGATTCGTGTTGCTCTGAATCTTGTGAACTGGGGGTTTCGTTGGCGGAGAATGGGACGGTTAGTTCAGAGGAATTGGAGTTGTGTGCTTTTGAGAGAATGAAAGTTGAGAGACAAATCTCAGCTTCTTTGTATGCTATAAATGGAGTTCAAGAGTATATGGAGGCTGTTCATGAAGCTAATGAACCAATTTGGGATCTTCCACCACTCTGTTCTTTGTTCTGTTGACTATGTTGATGACGATGAAGAAAGggttttctgtttctttttctttccctctTTTTTGGTTTAAATTTTGTATACAAATTTGTATGTCGATCATCATCATAAAAGgtaaatttttttagttttatctctgttatataaataaactattaTTTGCTCGAGGTtcataaaaacattttttatataaactttttctatataaaaaaaatttaattctcaaatttAAGGGTTAAATGGTGGTTGAATTATTGTccatttcaaaatattaaacatGAACATGGTGACTATATTGTATAACATTTAAAGATTGTAACgacattttaaattaaaatttctaACATTGTATTGTctttaaagaaaataacaataataatgataattgaATATACATATACTAAAGAAATCATTATAACTAATCATCTGAAACATCGTTGCTGCATCACTCCTTTTTTTAAGAAGCACATTTTTCAAATCACATTCAATCTTTAGTTTGGATCTTGACGAATATTCTTCTTACGAATCTTGACAAACCCTTCTTAATCATAGGTATTTGTTTCTTACGAACTGTTACAAATTATTTATTTCCTATCTTACAaacaatttatattttttaagttatgaaatttgaaaaaccAAACCtactttttttagtttaaaatgGTTACAAATAGTGTTAAATGTTTTAATTGATTTCTAAAAACATTATTCATCTACGTAATGCTATGCTGGTTTACTTAGCCATATTTTGGTGACTTTTTCTCCTTctctatttattataaaatttatatttgttgattattatattataatggAACAAATATTAAAAGAGTAAATTAAAATGGTTATCGATTACAAATcaaatatgaaattaaaataattatttattacaaACAACGTAAGAAGAAGGAGGAtcctttcattattttttaaaaaatataaattaaatgacaataacttaaaattgatattaataaaaaaaatgacaatA contains:
- the LOC103485987 gene encoding ethylene-responsive transcription factor ERN1-like, translating into MEIDFQSSEIHGGATASSIIKSTKFKGRNRSNNNGNKFVGVRQRPSGRWVAEIKDTTKKIRMWLGTFETAEEAARAYDEAACLLRGSNTRTNFIPQISTNSPIASRIRSLLNTKKTVNRKPLETPTTSVAASAGSAVVGPSIKDDGLFEGAYKPDMTNCLEEREVSSCDSCCSESCELGVSLAENGTVSSEELELCAFERMKVERQISASLYAINGVQEYMEAVHEANEPIWDLPPLCSLFC